In Mongoliitalea daihaiensis, one DNA window encodes the following:
- a CDS encoding M3 family metallopeptidase encodes MNPLLEKFDTPFETAPFHLVKNEHFLPAIQEAIQQAKSEINAIKAISIPDFSNTIEALDKAGERLGIIAGIFYNLNSAETNNEIQALAREISPLLTAHSNDILLDAELFEKIEPIFKNRANLNLTPEQLTLLEKTYKGFVRNGALLKDTGKEHLRAIDQELAQLSLKFGENVLAETNKFVMLVEQEEELAGLPDAIKEAAAQTAEEKGHAGKWAFTLAFPSYIPFMTYAENRELRKKLFLAYNTKGCKGDELDNKGHIQRMLTLKHQRSQLLGYRTYADFVLEERMAKSADNVQEFLRNLLDKSKPKAIEELAELQAFAEKLDGLSHLEKWDTAYYGEKLKKEKYAVDDELLRPYFKLENVIDGVFHTASKLFDIQFKENTDIPKYHPDVITYEVQDLQGNHVGVFYADFFPRAGKRNGAWMTSYRGQSKLHGANKRPHVSIVCNFTKPTKSKPSLLTFNEVTTLFHEFGHALHGMLAEGTYESLSGTSVFWDFVELPSQIFENWCYEKDCLDLFAKHYETGEAIPEELLKKIKAAANFQQGTQTLRQISFGLLDMAYHSTDPSQIKDITTFEKNIMAATSLLPSVENTLMSTSFSHIFQGGYAAGYYSYKWAEVLDADAFELFLERGVFDKETASSFKKNILSAGGSEHPSILYKRFRGRDPKPEALLKRSGLV; translated from the coding sequence ATGAACCCATTATTGGAAAAATTTGACACGCCATTTGAGACGGCACCTTTTCATCTAGTAAAAAACGAGCATTTTCTACCCGCCATCCAAGAAGCTATCCAACAGGCCAAATCAGAAATAAATGCCATTAAAGCCATTAGTATCCCCGATTTTTCGAATACCATCGAAGCCTTAGATAAGGCTGGCGAGCGCTTGGGCATTATCGCTGGGATATTCTATAACCTGAATTCAGCAGAAACCAATAATGAAATCCAAGCATTGGCACGAGAAATTTCTCCTCTATTGACAGCTCATAGTAATGACATTTTATTGGATGCTGAACTTTTTGAGAAGATTGAACCAATTTTTAAAAATAGAGCAAACTTGAATCTTACTCCCGAGCAGTTGACTCTATTGGAAAAAACCTACAAGGGCTTTGTTCGGAACGGTGCTTTGCTGAAGGATACGGGAAAAGAGCACTTGCGAGCGATTGATCAAGAATTAGCTCAACTGAGCCTGAAATTTGGTGAAAATGTACTGGCAGAGACCAATAAGTTTGTGATGCTTGTGGAGCAAGAAGAAGAACTCGCTGGTTTACCCGATGCTATCAAAGAGGCAGCTGCTCAAACAGCAGAGGAAAAAGGACATGCAGGAAAATGGGCATTTACACTTGCATTCCCAAGCTACATTCCATTTATGACCTACGCCGAAAATCGGGAATTAAGAAAAAAACTATTCCTTGCCTATAATACCAAAGGTTGCAAGGGGGATGAATTAGACAATAAGGGGCATATCCAACGCATGCTTACACTCAAACATCAGCGTTCGCAACTACTTGGCTATAGAACGTATGCTGATTTTGTATTAGAAGAGCGCATGGCTAAATCAGCAGATAATGTGCAGGAATTTCTACGAAATCTTCTTGACAAATCTAAGCCAAAGGCTATAGAAGAGTTGGCCGAATTACAGGCTTTTGCAGAAAAGCTAGATGGCTTGAGTCATCTTGAAAAGTGGGACACTGCCTATTATGGGGAGAAACTCAAAAAGGAAAAATATGCTGTAGATGATGAGCTTTTACGCCCCTATTTCAAATTAGAAAACGTCATTGATGGGGTATTCCATACAGCTTCCAAGCTGTTTGACATCCAATTCAAAGAGAATACAGATATTCCGAAATACCATCCGGATGTAATTACGTACGAGGTCCAGGACCTTCAGGGAAATCATGTGGGGGTATTTTATGCCGATTTCTTCCCAAGAGCAGGCAAGCGAAATGGCGCTTGGATGACGAGTTATAGAGGACAAAGTAAACTCCATGGTGCAAATAAGCGTCCGCACGTTTCCATTGTCTGTAACTTCACCAAGCCTACCAAGTCCAAGCCTTCCCTGCTTACTTTCAATGAAGTCACCACCTTATTTCATGAATTTGGTCATGCCTTGCATGGGATGTTGGCAGAAGGAACGTATGAGTCCCTATCCGGCACTTCTGTATTTTGGGACTTCGTAGAGCTCCCTTCTCAAATTTTCGAAAACTGGTGTTATGAAAAAGACTGTTTGGATCTATTTGCCAAGCATTATGAAACAGGTGAGGCTATTCCTGAAGAGCTTCTGAAAAAAATAAAGGCAGCTGCTAACTTCCAGCAAGGCACACAAACTTTGAGACAAATTAGTTTTGGCTTATTGGACATGGCGTATCATAGTACAGACCCTAGCCAAATCAAGGATATCACCACATTTGAGAAGAACATAATGGCAGCTACCAGTTTGCTTCCATCGGTAGAGAACACACTCATGAGCACCTCCTTTTCCCATATTTTCCAGGGTGGCTATGCTGCGGGTTATTATAGCTACAAGTGGGCTGAAGTATTGGACGCTGATGCTTTTGAATTGTTTTTAGAGCGAGGTGTATTTGATAAAGAGACCGCTAGTTCATTCAAGAAAAACATATTATCTGCAGGTGGAAGCGAACATCCCTCTATCCTCTACAAAAGATTCCGAGGAAGAGACCCCAAACCGGAAGCATTGCTGAAACGTTCTGGGTTAGTCTGA
- a CDS encoding AI-2E family transporter — MAKPTESFPASLKSLVILLLIICIVFILIIGKNIFIPLFLAGLFSIILTPLGEQFEKWGLGRTNSTILTVLSGLITILLILGFSVLQVVSFRKDLENVGEKLNAYLQSFDSFIFERFNIETGLGEGIDQAYLIDLIESNGSTIAQVILGTIGSLSSFILLPIFIFFFLLYRGHLTEFFVKLLSNQNSEKVKTEIKELRKLIQNYIVGVLKVMFILAVLNSIALFSLGIKHAIFFAVFAAILNIIPYLGPLMGAVLPTVFAFLTKDGLFYPIAVVACFQLIQLIESNFLTPKIVGSNVNLNAFVTFLGLLVGASIWGIAGMIIIIPTMAILRKIFELTDSTKPYAFLLGEEETKKSEDTT; from the coding sequence ATGGCAAAACCTACAGAGTCATTCCCCGCTTCTTTGAAAAGTCTAGTGATACTTTTGTTAATCATTTGCATCGTGTTCATCTTAATTATTGGGAAAAACATATTCATCCCTTTGTTTTTAGCTGGGCTATTTTCTATCATCCTAACCCCATTGGGTGAACAATTTGAAAAATGGGGTCTTGGACGTACAAACAGTACTATTCTGACCGTATTGAGTGGGTTAATTACAATCTTATTAATACTAGGATTTTCTGTTCTTCAAGTAGTAAGTTTCCGAAAGGATCTTGAAAATGTAGGTGAAAAATTAAATGCATATCTTCAATCATTTGATTCCTTCATTTTCGAAAGATTCAATATTGAAACTGGACTAGGTGAAGGGATTGATCAAGCATACCTGATTGATCTCATTGAATCTAATGGATCGACTATAGCCCAAGTAATCTTAGGTACAATCGGCTCCCTATCCAGTTTTATATTACTTCCTATTTTTATTTTCTTCTTTTTGTTATACAGGGGGCACTTGACAGAATTTTTTGTGAAACTTTTGAGCAATCAGAATTCCGAAAAGGTAAAGACAGAAATTAAAGAATTGCGCAAACTTATTCAAAACTACATAGTGGGCGTGTTAAAAGTCATGTTCATTTTAGCAGTCCTAAATAGCATAGCCTTGTTTAGTTTGGGAATCAAACATGCCATCTTCTTTGCAGTATTTGCGGCAATTTTGAATATCATCCCCTACCTGGGTCCATTAATGGGTGCTGTTTTACCCACTGTCTTTGCTTTTTTAACAAAAGACGGACTCTTTTATCCAATTGCTGTAGTAGCATGCTTTCAGTTGATTCAATTGATTGAAAGTAATTTCCTTACCCCTAAAATTGTGGGTAGCAATGTGAACCTGAATGCATTTGTCACGTTTTTGGGTTTATTGGTAGGAGCATCTATTTGGGGAATAGCGGGTATGATTATTATAATTCCCACAATGGCTATTTTAAGAAAAATATTTGAGCTTACAGATAGCACAAAACCATATGCTTTTCTGTTAGGAGAAGAAGAAACAAAAAAATCAGAAGATACAACATGA
- a CDS encoding PAS domain-containing hybrid sensor histidine kinase/response regulator, with protein MKERGINNTFKKIIFESTEMVFLADDTYPYNIFYNNQIFEDLVGQFLDERSLVGLGLDINSYLFNEELILRFMGVDYTFNLELPQENGSNYFLFYKGKEMRGQGLPTKKEAHYFFRNSVDLIAIGQENYLTWVSNSVKSILGYPADEVINIELCEFFHKDDVEYVKSLVFDVKDERKNTQFTARLLNSVGEYRWMEFNIHFIVGKFYAVGHDVTDNKKQLAEKENKNKLFKSGEKLASIAFWEQYLTDKKWTVTPEFFSLMQIPDTVELSFDRLVNAAVSHFRPVLQDSFAKLVNEGIGFEFEFQLLLDQPQPLWIRMIGQSIQVEGRTVKVFGSIQDISASKNQLEEVSLFKSLLEASPDFLLISDLTGQIIFANQRVQNLLSLKNTKKYQIWDIEKVFENPEIWEGHLNQIAIDGPKSYTGFYLLPSGKKMELDIHSSIVHVKGKNYLIAQARDISDKVILTKNSGQSVEVLKHLTEQIPGALYQFTVDTEGEMKFNYISAGIKDLLEIGDDDFSEFNDVGNIISLVYPEDLPKVLTSTVTSARKLSPWTCKFRVKTSRNTSYKWVLGSAKPFQLESGDVVWYGYLNDVTSQMSFEDHLQKAKEDALKASKVKSEFLSIVSHELRTPLNAISGSVYSLMQDEHTQGQASAFQTINFAVDSLMSMINDLLDFQKIEVGKLTLEKTTVNLSELLAQIVSSLEHHAKETQNQLSWTADFDVNVDVRTDKVRLTQVLNNLLTNALKFTDKGQVEVNLSLKDNTKDKIKVYFEVKDTGIGIAKENIARLFSEYDQIQQSYSKKYGGTGLGLSITKKILNLMGSDVGVISELGVGSSFFFELEFERVYKEPALKEAPTVERPKVNGNASPEEVIVSPPANVISNIKKPVDVNQIKLLMAEDNDVNALVLGKILKKWGMSYKRVNNGKEAVEAVKNELFDCVLMDIQMPIMNGFDATQKIKEFSSVPVLALSAADKLEYLDKMEEIGFEGYVSKPIDASELLKKIKEVLMISHL; from the coding sequence ATGAAAGAAAGAGGTATCAACAATACGTTTAAAAAAATTATTTTTGAATCAACAGAAATGGTCTTTTTGGCCGATGATACCTATCCGTATAATATATTTTACAACAATCAAATATTCGAAGATCTTGTCGGGCAATTTCTAGACGAAAGAAGTCTAGTAGGGTTAGGTTTAGATATCAATAGTTATTTATTCAATGAAGAGTTAATTCTTCGCTTTATGGGCGTTGATTATACGTTCAATTTGGAGTTGCCGCAGGAAAATGGTTCTAATTACTTCCTTTTTTATAAGGGAAAAGAGATGAGGGGGCAGGGCTTACCTACCAAAAAGGAGGCTCATTATTTTTTTAGAAACTCGGTAGATCTAATTGCGATTGGGCAAGAAAACTATTTGACTTGGGTTAGTAACTCGGTTAAATCGATCTTAGGATATCCCGCTGATGAAGTAATTAACATTGAGTTGTGTGAATTTTTCCATAAAGATGATGTTGAGTACGTCAAGTCTTTGGTGTTTGATGTAAAAGATGAACGTAAAAATACTCAGTTTACTGCCCGTTTACTCAACTCAGTTGGTGAGTACCGATGGATGGAATTTAACATTCACTTCATTGTAGGTAAATTCTATGCAGTCGGACATGATGTGACTGATAATAAAAAACAATTAGCTGAAAAGGAGAATAAGAATAAACTCTTCAAATCTGGTGAAAAATTAGCTTCTATTGCTTTTTGGGAGCAATATCTAACAGACAAAAAATGGACTGTTACTCCGGAGTTTTTTAGTTTGATGCAAATCCCTGATACAGTCGAACTAAGTTTTGATCGGCTTGTTAATGCGGCAGTTTCACATTTTCGGCCAGTATTGCAAGACTCTTTTGCTAAGTTAGTAAATGAGGGGATAGGATTTGAATTTGAATTTCAGCTTCTTTTAGATCAACCTCAACCCCTATGGATTCGAATGATAGGTCAATCCATACAAGTAGAGGGCAGAACGGTAAAAGTTTTTGGAAGTATTCAGGATATTTCAGCCTCTAAAAATCAATTAGAAGAGGTTTCTTTGTTTAAAAGTCTCTTGGAAGCTAGTCCAGATTTTTTATTAATTTCCGATTTGACGGGACAAATTATTTTTGCAAATCAGCGCGTCCAAAATCTTTTGAGTCTTAAGAACACAAAAAAATATCAGATTTGGGATATAGAAAAAGTTTTTGAAAATCCTGAAATATGGGAGGGACATCTTAATCAAATTGCCATTGATGGCCCGAAGAGTTATACGGGCTTTTACTTATTGCCTTCAGGAAAAAAAATGGAATTGGATATTCATTCTTCAATTGTCCATGTGAAAGGTAAAAATTACTTGATTGCCCAAGCGAGAGATATATCCGATAAGGTGATTCTCACAAAAAATTCTGGACAGTCGGTGGAGGTGCTCAAACATTTGACGGAACAAATCCCAGGTGCTTTGTATCAGTTTACAGTGGATACAGAAGGAGAAATGAAGTTTAATTATATTTCTGCAGGCATAAAAGATTTACTTGAAATCGGGGATGATGATTTTTCGGAATTCAATGATGTAGGCAATATAATTTCTTTGGTATACCCCGAAGATTTGCCTAAAGTCTTGACGAGTACTGTCACATCCGCGAGAAAACTATCCCCTTGGACTTGTAAGTTTCGGGTGAAAACCAGCAGAAATACTTCATATAAGTGGGTTTTAGGAAGTGCGAAACCATTTCAACTAGAATCAGGCGATGTTGTTTGGTATGGTTATTTAAATGATGTGACGTCTCAGATGAGTTTTGAAGATCATTTGCAAAAAGCTAAGGAAGATGCACTAAAGGCTAGTAAAGTTAAGTCTGAGTTTTTGTCAATTGTAAGTCACGAACTGAGAACACCATTGAATGCGATTTCCGGATCTGTTTATTCATTGATGCAGGATGAACATACTCAAGGTCAGGCTTCTGCATTTCAGACGATCAACTTTGCTGTGGATAGCTTGATGTCTATGATCAATGATTTATTGGATTTCCAAAAAATAGAAGTTGGGAAGCTAACCTTGGAAAAAACCACGGTTAACCTAAGTGAATTATTGGCTCAGATTGTCAGTAGTCTTGAGCATCATGCTAAAGAAACTCAAAATCAACTTAGTTGGACCGCTGATTTTGATGTCAATGTAGATGTGAGAACCGATAAAGTGAGACTAACCCAAGTACTCAATAATCTACTCACCAATGCTTTAAAATTTACTGATAAGGGTCAGGTTGAGGTGAATTTATCTTTAAAAGACAATACGAAGGATAAGATTAAAGTTTATTTTGAGGTTAAGGATACAGGTATTGGTATCGCAAAAGAGAATATTGCAAGATTATTTAGTGAATACGATCAAATTCAACAGTCCTATAGTAAAAAGTATGGGGGGACAGGTTTGGGGCTTTCCATCACCAAAAAAATATTAAACCTCATGGGTTCTGATGTTGGAGTCATATCCGAGCTTGGCGTTGGTTCTTCCTTCTTTTTTGAATTAGAGTTTGAGAGAGTATACAAAGAACCAGCCTTGAAGGAGGCTCCAACGGTAGAGAGACCGAAAGTAAATGGAAATGCAAGTCCAGAAGAAGTGATAGTTTCTCCTCCTGCCAATGTTATTTCTAATATAAAAAAGCCCGTGGATGTCAATCAGATCAAGTTGTTGATGGCAGAAGACAATGATGTGAATGCATTGGTTTTGGGAAAAATTCTCAAAAAGTGGGGGATGAGTTACAAGCGCGTCAACAACGGTAAAGAAGCTGTCGAGGCAGTTAAAAACGAGTTGTTTGACTGTGTTTTAATGGATATTCAGATGCCAATCATGAATGGATTTGATGCTACACAAAAAATAAAAGAGTTCTCATCTGTCCCTGTATTGGCCTTGTCAGCAGCAGATAAGTTGGAGTATTTGGATAAAATGGAAGAAATAGGCTTTGAGGGATATGTGTCAAAGCCTATCGATGCGTCAGAACTTTTGAAAAAGATCAAAGAGGTTTTGATGATCTCTCATCTATAA
- a CDS encoding tetratricopeptide repeat protein, which produces MKKQFIILLIFALGTLASCDNEESKKGRFLLKGNEKVKDNDLTGAIKFYTEALAMDPEFRDALYNRGLMYQRLNQLDQAIQDYSLVLQGNTNDFEVLFQRGLAYIDNGEFYKAQNDAKTLTSTYPEEWKSFFLAGLVAERLKQNEDALVAFDRGLRLEPQNVDLLTNKATILYYIKKFEEAENLLQQALAINSKEANIYNLQAMVAFERDAFEEALSLVEQALELDPRNPYFYNNRGLFKLYLGDLEGSLKDINQSIKQDPRNTYALRNKGIYYYYKGEKELALQYLRELYERTPDMELVEKYFKLTERL; this is translated from the coding sequence ATGAAGAAGCAATTCATTATCCTTTTAATTTTCGCACTTGGCACTTTAGCTTCCTGTGACAATGAGGAAAGTAAAAAGGGTAGATTCTTATTAAAAGGCAATGAAAAAGTAAAAGATAATGACTTGACAGGAGCCATTAAATTCTACACGGAAGCATTGGCTATGGATCCCGAATTCCGTGATGCTCTCTACAACAGAGGCTTGATGTATCAACGTCTCAATCAACTCGATCAAGCTATTCAGGATTATAGCCTTGTGCTTCAAGGTAATACAAATGATTTTGAAGTTTTGTTTCAGCGAGGACTGGCTTACATTGACAACGGCGAGTTCTATAAAGCCCAAAATGATGCTAAAACACTCACAAGTACTTATCCTGAAGAGTGGAAGAGCTTTTTTTTGGCAGGATTAGTTGCTGAAAGATTAAAGCAAAACGAAGACGCCCTTGTAGCATTTGACAGAGGTCTTAGGTTGGAACCTCAGAATGTAGATTTATTAACTAATAAAGCAACCATTCTTTACTACATTAAAAAATTCGAAGAAGCAGAAAATTTACTTCAACAAGCACTCGCAATAAATTCCAAAGAAGCAAATATATACAACCTTCAAGCTATGGTAGCATTCGAGAGAGATGCCTTTGAAGAAGCTTTGAGCCTAGTCGAACAAGCGCTGGAACTAGATCCTAGGAACCCTTACTTCTACAATAACAGGGGGCTATTTAAGCTCTACTTAGGTGATTTGGAAGGAAGCCTAAAAGATATCAATCAGAGCATCAAACAAGATCCGAGAAACACATACGCCCTCAGAAATAAAGGGATATATTATTACTATAAAGGTGAAAAAGAGTTGGCCCTACAATATTTACGCGAACTCTATGAAAGGACACCTGATATGGAGCTCGTGGAAAAATATTTTAAACTTACCGAGCGATTATAG
- a CDS encoding amidohydrolase, with the protein MKKSLLSICAMLLLGVAIAQETNHDAFIVKTLDAKTDQFSKVAREIWENPELGYLEFTSSKLLIDELKAAGFAVETGVAGMPTSFIATYDKGGPVIGFLAEYDALPGLSQDAVPFRSILVEGGNGHGCGHNLFGTAVVASGVALKEWIDANNIQATIKIFGTPAEEGGAGKVYMVREGLFDTVDAVINWHPSDRNAANASTCTAVMQGYFKFYGQSSHAAGAPQRGRSALDGVEAMNMMVNMMREHVDQESRIHYVITNGGLAANVVPDYAVVEYMVRHPDVVEVKDMWQRVIKAAEGAAMGTETKVEVEVVAGIYGLLPNETLAKTMHKNLSIIGGVEYDAQETEFAEKIQATLNLAKVPPLTVAKQVQPYQLTHFPASTDVGDVSYVVPTVGLGTATWVPGTAAHTWQAVAADGMSIGYKGMMVAAKTMALTGKDLILNPLLIKEARKEFDERLGGLQYEPLIGDMAPPLHFRKDQNLVK; encoded by the coding sequence ATGAAAAAATCTTTACTAAGTATTTGTGCGATGCTCCTGTTAGGAGTAGCTATAGCACAAGAAACCAACCACGATGCCTTTATTGTCAAGACTTTGGATGCTAAAACAGATCAATTCTCCAAAGTAGCACGTGAAATCTGGGAAAATCCCGAATTAGGATACTTAGAGTTCACCAGTTCCAAACTTTTAATTGACGAATTGAAAGCTGCTGGATTTGCCGTTGAAACGGGTGTTGCGGGTATGCCGACTTCTTTTATTGCTACATATGATAAGGGAGGGCCTGTGATAGGCTTTTTAGCAGAGTATGATGCCTTGCCGGGGCTTTCGCAGGATGCAGTGCCTTTTCGTTCGATTTTGGTGGAGGGGGGCAATGGACATGGCTGTGGGCACAATCTCTTTGGGACGGCGGTAGTCGCTTCAGGAGTTGCTTTGAAAGAATGGATCGACGCCAATAACATTCAAGCAACCATCAAAATATTTGGAACACCAGCTGAGGAAGGCGGAGCAGGGAAGGTATATATGGTAAGAGAAGGTTTATTCGATACCGTGGATGCAGTTATTAACTGGCATCCCAGTGATCGAAATGCGGCCAATGCTTCTACTTGCACTGCTGTCATGCAAGGATATTTCAAGTTTTACGGACAGAGCTCGCATGCAGCAGGGGCTCCACAACGCGGGCGATCTGCCTTGGATGGGGTAGAAGCGATGAACATGATGGTAAACATGATGCGGGAACATGTGGACCAAGAAAGCAGAATTCATTATGTCATAACCAATGGAGGTCTGGCAGCTAATGTAGTGCCTGATTATGCAGTTGTAGAATACATGGTTCGCCATCCAGATGTAGTAGAAGTAAAGGATATGTGGCAACGGGTGATTAAAGCTGCTGAAGGTGCAGCCATGGGTACAGAAACTAAAGTAGAAGTAGAAGTAGTTGCTGGAATTTATGGATTATTGCCCAATGAAACCTTGGCTAAAACAATGCATAAAAATCTCTCCATAATTGGCGGAGTGGAATATGACGCCCAAGAGACTGAATTTGCTGAAAAAATCCAAGCAACACTCAATTTGGCGAAAGTGCCACCCTTAACTGTTGCTAAGCAAGTACAGCCTTATCAATTGACCCATTTCCCAGCTTCCACAGATGTAGGGGATGTTAGTTACGTAGTTCCGACGGTAGGTTTAGGAACTGCCACCTGGGTTCCTGGTACAGCTGCCCACACGTGGCAGGCAGTAGCTGCCGATGGGATGAGTATCGGTTATAAAGGAATGATGGTTGCTGCGAAAACAATGGCCCTCACTGGAAAAGATTTAATCTTAAACCCTCTGTTGATCAAAGAAGCTAGAAAGGAATTTGATGAACGCCTAGGAGGCTTGCAATATGAACCATTAATTGGTGATATGGCACCGCCCTTGCATTTTAGAAAAGACCAGAATCTTGTTAAGTAA
- a CDS encoding cation diffusion facilitator family transporter, protein MEATRSRWVKISLVVSIVLLAIKFYAYLITSSTAILTDALESIVNVVAAGFASYSIYLSSRPRDDNHPYGHGKIEFFSAGLEGALIIIAGLFIIYQSIYNIFFPQEIENLLEGMVLIAVCGVANGVLGWILKKKGEETNSITLAANGKHLLTDTLTSLLLVLGVSILYITGIQVLDSIIAIGFSIYIVYSGYGLVRKSVAGLMDEADPEALEATVKVINQHRKDTWIDVHNMRVQQYGGDRHIDLHLTLPYYLDLKQVHDEVEELENVLELDWPGVLEVFVHADPCIPEKCCHYCQLKNCPVRKFDIDSKIEWTAINMSKNQKHYHDLVK, encoded by the coding sequence GTGGAAGCTACACGTTCTCGTTGGGTAAAAATTTCTTTAGTTGTCAGCATAGTTTTGTTAGCAATTAAATTTTATGCCTACTTGATTACAAGCTCTACAGCTATTCTAACCGATGCGTTAGAAAGCATTGTAAATGTAGTTGCGGCTGGTTTTGCGTCTTACTCTATTTATTTAAGTTCTCGACCAAGAGATGATAATCATCCCTATGGTCATGGGAAAATTGAATTTTTTAGTGCTGGACTGGAAGGAGCGCTCATTATTATAGCTGGTTTGTTTATTATCTACCAATCTATTTATAATATTTTTTTCCCTCAAGAAATAGAAAATCTATTAGAAGGTATGGTGTTGATTGCCGTATGTGGTGTTGCAAACGGTGTTTTGGGATGGATATTGAAAAAGAAAGGAGAAGAAACGAATAGTATTACGCTAGCTGCTAATGGGAAGCATTTGTTGACAGACACGTTGACATCCTTGCTTTTGGTACTAGGCGTAAGTATTTTATATATTACCGGTATCCAAGTGCTGGATTCAATCATTGCAATTGGTTTTTCAATTTATATCGTGTATTCAGGGTATGGATTGGTTAGGAAGTCAGTGGCTGGCCTGATGGATGAGGCAGATCCAGAGGCATTAGAAGCTACCGTAAAGGTGATTAATCAACATAGAAAAGACACCTGGATAGATGTACACAACATGCGGGTACAGCAATATGGTGGAGATAGGCATATAGATTTGCATTTAACTCTTCCTTATTATTTAGATCTAAAGCAAGTACATGATGAGGTTGAAGAGTTGGAAAATGTGTTAGAATTAGACTGGCCTGGGGTATTAGAAGTTTTTGTTCATGCGGACCCCTGCATCCCTGAAAAATGTTGCCATTATTGTCAGCTCAAAAACTGTCCTGTAAGAAAGTTTGACATAGACAGCAAGATTGAATGGACAGCAATAAATATGTCTAAAAACCAAAAACATTATCACGACTTGGTTAAGTAA